A window of Clostridia bacterium genomic DNA:
TGCCTTTCCAACACTTTTCTCATTATTATAGATTTTTGCTGCATCAACATGCCTGTATCCTGCCTTTAATGACCATTTTACGGCATTCTCCGTCTGTTCTCCTTCTTCTGTCTGAAATACACCCAGTCCCAGTTGAGGAATCTCTATTCCGTTATTAAGCTTTATCAAATTCATCTGATTTTCTCCCTAATTCATGATAATAATAGGTTTGCCATTCGTAATAACATAATTTCCTTTTACTACAATGGCTTCATTATTAAGCTCATTGTGATAAACACCGTCAGGTATATTCACTTCTACCTTACCTTCTTTCCCTTTTAACGGGAAAATCCCGACACAAGTTTTTTCCCCTTTCCTATAATAACCAATGACAGTATCGTATGAATTATTTGCTGTCAGATAGTAGCTTCCATTAGAAAAAATCTCATTCTGTTTAGTTTCATATAGCTTTTTCATAAGTCCGCTCAAGTCCACAGTTCCACTTCTATCAATTTTATCCAGATCAAACAGACTTGGAGTATGTGTGTTGGCAAATTCCTGACCTGCATATATAAGAGTAGTACCTTTCTGGAAATACAAGAAAGCAGTAAAACTTTCCAATGCACTCATATCACTAACATAATTCTTAAATCGCAGCTGGTCATGATTCTCTAAAAATCTTAACTTAACGTAATTATTCGGATAAATGGCATCCTGGAAGTTAAGATATCCTAAATATTCACTTAATTTCATTTCTCCTTTTAAATATTTCTCATAAATATCCCAAATATCATAGTCATAGGTAATATCAAATGCAGAATATAATTCACCATCTGACCACGCATCAAAACCTCTAAATCTAAAATCCTGTAAAAACACAAGATGTACTGACTCAGCCAGCCATATTAACTTTTCTTTGATGCTAGAGCACTCTTTTCTGGCTCTTTGCCAGAATTCCACCGGCACCAAAGATGCAACATCGCATCGAAATCCGTCCACTATTTTAGCCCATTGCTTTAGTGTTTCGATCTGATAATTCCATAATTCCTTACAGGAGTAATCTAAATCTACAATATCAGTCCAATCACCTACTCTGTTCCCCATCTTTCCATCTGCTTTTCTATAGAAAAATTCCGGATGATTTTCTGCAAGCCAAGAATCCGGTGATGTATGATTGTAGACAACGTCAATAATACACTTCATTCCAAGAGAATGGATTTTTTCTACCAAACCTTCAAAGTCTTCCAATGATCCATATTCAGGATTTACTGCACGATAATCCTTTATTGCATATGGACATCCAAGATTACCCTTCTTGTTTTTCTCTCCAATAGGATGAATAGGCATGAACCAGATAATATCCGTTCCTAATTCCTTTATTCTTTTCAAATCATCCTCAATGGCTTTAAATGTACCTTCATTGGTATGATTTCTCACATAGATACAGTAAATGACCTGATTTCTTAAATCTGTATTTGTATTATTTGCCATAGCGTTCCTCCATATAAGTTCACTACTCTTTGTAATTACTATTTTATATCAGATTACTCATTTTATCTTCCGAATTTATGAGGAGTTTTTACGTTTCTATGACTTTTTCCGATATTCCTTGGGTGTAAATGTTGTTTCCTTTTTAAAAGTCCTTATAAAATTGCCCATGTTATGAAATCCGCATTCAAATGCAATTTCGGTAATACTCTTATTTGTAGTTAATAACAGATTTTTAGCATTTTTAGCCCTATATATATTTACATATTCCATTGGCGGTATTCCAACAATTTGTCTAAACACTCTGGAAAAATGCTGCTCATTCATACCTACTTCATTTGCAATAGTTCCTACTCTAATAGGCTTATTAAAGTTCTTTTCAATAAATATAAACGCATCCTTTATACTGGCAATCTGCTTATTTACTGAATTGTTATTTGCTTTCCTAAAAAAACTGCCAGACATTAATATCCCTAAAATAGCAATCAAATTTCCCATGATTTCTATCTGATTTCCTATTGATATCGATACTTTCCCACAAGCTCCGTCATTTGCTGTTTTCACACCGTCATGACAATCCACAATGTTTTTATAATACCTATTAATTCCTTGAAATTCCTTTTCACCTTCCGGGATAAATCTTGGAAATTGCAGCTCTCCTTTAATCAATGGCTGTATCACTTTTAACTGAATCTCAGTCTGCTCCCAGAAATTCATCATCTCCATTTTGAATACAACTGCATCCTCCCTGCATTCATCATCCGAAGTAATAGAATGAAGTTCATCTCTATTAATAAACAGATAGCCTTTTTCAAAAACTTCCCTCTGTCCATCTATTTCAACCGTGAATTCTCCATGCATAAGGCGCACGATTTCGTATTCCTGGTGCCAGTGCATTTTCACTTCCAGCTTGCCTCGTACTGGGTCATGTTTATAATAACCGCAAGGAAAACTTTCCGTTCCGTGAATCTTATCTTCTTTTTCTTTTGAAATATTCATTCCCATCTACCTCTTTTTTAAACCTTAACTTACAACAGGCTAAATATATAAAGCTATGCACTGGGACAGTAAGTATGCAAAATCTGCACTATTGAACACTTTTTAGTTTGGCAGCTGTATCCTCGATTGCTTCCATAACCTCATGCTCGTTCACTATCTCCGGTGAGCTGTATTGAGAACCATATGCTTTTATAAGATAGCAATTATCAAACCCAAACATATTAAAATAACTTTTGTATTTTTCAAAAAGAGAGTTATAAATATTATCATCGGCATAACCATAAGACTGGATAAACACTAAACTCCTG
This region includes:
- a CDS encoding AraC family transcriptional regulator, whose amino-acid sequence is MNISKEKEDKIHGTESFPCGYYKHDPVRGKLEVKMHWHQEYEIVRLMHGEFTVEIDGQREVFEKGYLFINRDELHSITSDDECREDAVVFKMEMMNFWEQTEIQLKVIQPLIKGELQFPRFIPEGEKEFQGINRYYKNIVDCHDGVKTANDGACGKVSISIGNQIEIMGNLIAILGILMSGSFFRKANNNSVNKQIASIKDAFIFIEKNFNKPIRVGTIANEVGMNEQHFSRVFRQIVGIPPMEYVNIYRAKNAKNLLLTTNKSITEIAFECGFHNMGNFIRTFKKETTFTPKEYRKKS
- a CDS encoding alpha-amylase family glycosyl hydrolase → MANNTNTDLRNQVIYCIYVRNHTNEGTFKAIEDDLKRIKELGTDIIWFMPIHPIGEKNKKGNLGCPYAIKDYRAVNPEYGSLEDFEGLVEKIHSLGMKCIIDVVYNHTSPDSWLAENHPEFFYRKADGKMGNRVGDWTDIVDLDYSCKELWNYQIETLKQWAKIVDGFRCDVASLVPVEFWQRARKECSSIKEKLIWLAESVHLVFLQDFRFRGFDAWSDGELYSAFDITYDYDIWDIYEKYLKGEMKLSEYLGYLNFQDAIYPNNYVKLRFLENHDQLRFKNYVSDMSALESFTAFLYFQKGTTLIYAGQEFANTHTPSLFDLDKIDRSGTVDLSGLMKKLYETKQNEIFSNGSYYLTANNSYDTVIGYYRKGEKTCVGIFPLKGKEGKVEVNIPDGVYHNELNNEAIVVKGNYVITNGKPIIIMN